The Candidatus Cloacimonadota bacterium genome window below encodes:
- a CDS encoding energy transducer TonB — MNNKRYTDWKDVANSYYDKAMSLAVLLLLFSFLVSPKIEVRPYTTEIRITEAIEIPPEIRERIEPPAELMRPPVEIIIDDDLTGDDDDLEIVETIDRTVLDPYEVVQPPPGIGQTPRFVIYDEPPLPIRRVNPEYPTFARRSGIQGQVLLEVEVLRDGSVGAVEVVRSLMAGPGGLDEAAIRAVRQWEFTPAKAHGQPIAVWARIPIDFQLE; from the coding sequence ATGAATAATAAAAGATATACCGATTGGAAAGATGTTGCAAATAGTTATTATGATAAAGCAATGAGCTTGGCTGTTCTATTGCTTCTATTCTCGTTTCTCGTTTCACCAAAGATTGAAGTAAGGCCCTATACAACAGAGATTAGAATAACTGAAGCAATTGAAATTCCACCGGAAATACGAGAAAGAATCGAACCCCCAGCAGAGCTAATGAGACCTCCTGTAGAGATTATTATTGATGATGATTTAACAGGAGATGATGATGATCTGGAGATAGTTGAAACAATAGATAGAACAGTTCTTGATCCCTATGAAGTTGTTCAACCACCACCCGGTATTGGACAAACTCCAAGGTTTGTTATCTATGACGAACCACCACTGCCGATCAGAAGGGTCAACCCGGAATATCCTACATTCGCCAGAAGAAGTGGTATTCAAGGTCAAGTATTGCTTGAGGTTGAAGTTTTAAGAGATGGCTCGGTTGGAGCTGTTGAAGTAGTTCGATCTCTCATGGCAGGACCTGGTGGTCTTGATGAAGCTGCTATAAGAGCAGTTAGACAATGGGAATTTACTCCTGCCAAAGCTCATGGTCAACCAATTGCTGTTTGGGCGAGGATTCCAATAGATTTTCAATTAGAGTAA
- a CDS encoding PorV/PorQ family protein, whose protein sequence is MNKLYIIIAVIALIPCLMFGAIFPKTGTAGLQFLKLGVDARAIGMGEAYTAVSDDISSVYWNPAGLALTTNNQILLSHTNWFANINHEFIAASRYTYFGVFALSISFLHMDQMDITTEEVFGPTGETFSPYNLALGFTYASQFTDRFAFGMTGKYLRENLGWESQHTVNGYSVDIGTTYNTGWRNLKIGMSLRNFGPDLEYTIDNDGDGLFDEDPFDLIDNDGDGLVDEDREEYPFKLPMNFSLGIVLDLYRSGNNVLIASMQLDNCVDRQETWNIGAEYKLGVFALRAGYQFNYDATEYSFGLGWRIPVSFAIIDLDYAYTGMGDLEESGLMSKAQRLSLKIQY, encoded by the coding sequence GTGAATAAACTATATATAATAATAGCTGTGATCGCTTTAATTCCTTGTCTCATGTTCGGGGCAATATTTCCTAAAACAGGTACAGCGGGCTTACAATTCCTTAAATTAGGGGTTGATGCCCGTGCAATTGGAATGGGAGAAGCATATACTGCTGTCTCTGATGATATCTCTTCAGTATATTGGAATCCTGCAGGATTAGCATTAACAACTAACAATCAGATATTGTTATCCCATACTAATTGGTTTGCTAATATCAACCATGAATTCATTGCTGCCTCTAGATATACTTATTTTGGAGTCTTTGCCCTTAGTATATCATTTCTTCATATGGATCAAATGGATATAACAACCGAAGAGGTTTTTGGACCGACAGGAGAAACTTTCTCTCCTTATAATTTGGCTTTGGGATTCACCTATGCCAGTCAATTTACTGATCGTTTCGCTTTTGGTATGACAGGTAAATATCTCAGAGAAAATTTAGGGTGGGAATCTCAACATACAGTCAATGGTTATTCTGTTGATATCGGCACTACCTACAATACAGGATGGAGAAATCTCAAGATTGGTATGTCTTTAAGGAACTTTGGGCCTGATCTGGAGTATACTATCGATAATGATGGTGATGGTCTCTTTGATGAAGATCCTTTTGACTTGATCGATAATGATGGTGATGGCTTGGTAGATGAAGACCGAGAAGAATACCCTTTTAAGTTACCAATGAATTTCTCGCTCGGTATTGTTTTAGATCTGTATAGAAGCGGCAATAATGTTTTGATAGCTTCTATGCAATTGGATAATTGTGTCGATAGACAAGAAACATGGAATATTGGTGCAGAATATAAATTAGGTGTCTTTGCTTTACGTGCGGGATATCAATTTAATTATGATGCAACTGAATATTCCTTTGGTCTTGGATGGAGAATACCAGTTAGTTTTGCTATAATCGATTTGGATTATGCTTATACAGGCATGGGAGATCTCGAAGAGAGTGGTTTAATGTCAAAAGCACAAAGACTATCGTTGAAAATTCAATACTAA
- a CDS encoding biopolymer transporter ExbD — protein sequence MPRLQAKSKPESIIPSGSMADIAFLLLIFFMVSTVYVKERGLRVTLPDARGIEKVPRRNATTIYVDRSGMISIDDFVVDIPTVRDIMVRKLYDDFNTIVSFRTDRNTDYGIMADILNQLREANALRVSFEARLQR from the coding sequence ATGCCGAGATTACAAGCTAAATCAAAACCTGAAAGTATTATTCCATCCGGTTCTATGGCAGATATTGCTTTCTTGCTCTTGATTTTCTTTATGGTTTCTACTGTTTATGTTAAAGAACGTGGATTAAGAGTTACTCTACCAGATGCTCGTGGTATTGAAAAAGTACCTAGACGTAATGCTACAACTATATATGTTGATCGGAGCGGAATGATATCTATAGATGACTTTGTTGTTGATATTCCTACAGTAAGGGACATTATGGTTCGCAAACTATATGATGATTTTAATACAATAGTAAGTTTTCGAACCGATAGAAATACCGATTATGGAATAATGGCTGATATATTAAATCAGCTTAGAGAAGCAAATGCCTTAAGAGTGTCTTTTGAAGCGCGGCTTCAAAGATAA
- a CDS encoding biopolymer transporter ExbD — translation MKFRRKKKNLGGIPTAALPDVAFLLLIFFLTTTKFDIKQGLGLVLPPVAEEGAQRVRVREENIARVLINREGRVALNDEEISYAALESRIRQMVAQNPDLVVSLRTDRRSRYHYMIEALDRLRAAGAEKISLSTN, via the coding sequence ATGAAATTTCGCAGGAAGAAGAAGAATTTAGGAGGCATTCCCACAGCAGCATTACCTGATGTGGCTTTTTTACTCCTGATTTTCTTTTTAACGACGACTAAATTTGATATCAAACAGGGATTAGGTTTGGTACTACCCCCAGTAGCGGAAGAAGGGGCACAAAGAGTTAGGGTCCGAGAGGAAAATATTGCCCGAGTTCTTATTAACCGTGAAGGAAGAGTTGCTCTCAATGATGAAGAAATATCTTATGCTGCCTTAGAGAGTAGAATCAGACAAATGGTAGCTCAAAATCCTGACCTCGTGGTATCTTTGAGAACAGATAGAAGAAGCAGATATCATTATATGATTGAAGCATTGGACAGATTAAGAGCTGCTGGTGCTGAAAAAATTTCGCTATCTACAAATTAA
- a CDS encoding MotA/TolQ/ExbB proton channel family protein gives MVKSYRRLLIAFLILLLTASFLFAQQDDAVVTPEDETVGVTEIEEEFVFEDIPDMGWLEVLARKIVGSGLVDLFIQGGFAMWPLLILLVWAIGTIIWKLVVLSYARINTNELLSKVMPLVEEKKFRDAAKICEETRGPVAMVLHLALLKAEDGLEAVEKAIESAASLELSYLDKGFISLSTTINLAPMLGFFGTVVGMIAAFDAIALAGEVDPTIVASGIKIALITTASGLAIAIPVQFFNNMFMGMVDNLVIDMQKASESLVETLVQNK, from the coding sequence ATGGTTAAGAGCTATAGAAGATTATTGATAGCATTTCTAATCTTGTTGTTAACAGCGAGTTTCCTGTTTGCTCAACAAGATGATGCTGTTGTAACCCCAGAAGACGAGACAGTTGGAGTTACTGAAATTGAAGAAGAATTTGTTTTCGAAGATATTCCCGATATGGGTTGGTTAGAAGTGCTTGCTCGTAAAATTGTCGGCAGCGGTTTAGTTGACCTGTTCATTCAGGGTGGTTTTGCTATGTGGCCTCTTTTGATTTTATTAGTATGGGCTATCGGTACAATTATCTGGAAATTAGTTGTATTATCTTATGCAAGGATTAATACTAATGAACTTCTATCTAAAGTTATGCCCTTAGTTGAAGAGAAAAAATTCCGCGATGCTGCTAAGATTTGTGAAGAAACGAGAGGACCAGTAGCAATGGTACTTCATCTGGCACTACTGAAAGCTGAGGATGGACTTGAAGCAGTCGAAAAAGCGATAGAAAGTGCGGCGTCTTTAGAACTTTCCTATCTGGATAAAGGATTCATCTCATTATCGACTACTATTAACTTAGCTCCCATGTTGGGGTTCTTTGGTACAGTTGTTGGTATGATAGCAGCATTCGATGCTATTGCCTTAGCCGGTGAAGTTGACCCAACTATTGTTGCTTCTGGTATTAAGATCGCTCTTATTACCACAGCATCTGGTCTTGCCATAGCTATCCCTGTACAGTTTTTCAATAATATGTTTATGGGAATGGTAGATAATTTGGTAATAGATATGCAAAAAGCATCAGAATCATTAGTGGAGACCCTTGTACAAAATAAATAG